A genome region from Hevea brasiliensis isolate MT/VB/25A 57/8 chromosome 9, ASM3005281v1, whole genome shotgun sequence includes the following:
- the LOC110646659 gene encoding heavy metal-associated isoprenylated plant protein 30 isoform X1, whose protein sequence is MATFLERAFKSIISAVAYCFFHLQDDHAGITNINYNMPKGRPLSLQTVELKVRMCCSGCERVVKNAIHKLRGNKGVDSVEVDLDMEKVTVVGYVDRNKVLKAVRRAGKRAEFWPYPNPPLYFTSANHYFKDTTNEFKESYNYYRHGYNVGERYGNIPVTHRGDDKVSNMFNDDNVNACCLM, encoded by the exons ATGGCCACCTTCTTAGAGAGAGCATTCAAGTCTATCATATCAGCCGTTGCTTACTGTTTCTTTCACCTTCAAGACGACCACGCAGGCATCACAAATATCAACTACAACATGCCTAAGGGGCGACCACTTTCTTTGCAG ACTGTGGAGCTCAAAGTCCGGATGTGTTGCAGTGGCTGTGAAAGAGTTGTAAAAAATGCAATTCACAAGCTTAGAGGTAATAAGG GAGTTGATTCAGTGGAGGTTGACCTAGACATGGAAAAGGTTACAGTGGTGGGGTACGTTGACCGAAATAAGGTGCTAAAAGCAGTGAGGAGGGCAGGAAAGAGAGCAGAATTCTGGCCCTACCCGAATCCGCCATTGTACTTCACATCTGCGAATCACTATTTCAAAGACACCACCAACGAATTCAAAGAAAGCTACAATTACTACAGGCATGGCTATAATGTTGGGGAAAGGTATGGCAACATTCCGGTTACTCACCGTGGAGACGACAAGGTCAGCAACATGTTCAATGACGACAACGTTAATGCCTGCTGtcttatgtaa
- the LOC110646659 gene encoding heavy metal-associated isoprenylated plant protein 30 isoform X2: protein MATFLERAFKSIISAVAYCFFHLQDDHAGITNINYNMPKGRPLSLQTVELKVRMCCSGCERVVKNAIHKLRGVDSVEVDLDMEKVTVVGYVDRNKVLKAVRRAGKRAEFWPYPNPPLYFTSANHYFKDTTNEFKESYNYYRHGYNVGERYGNIPVTHRGDDKVSNMFNDDNVNACCLM from the exons ATGGCCACCTTCTTAGAGAGAGCATTCAAGTCTATCATATCAGCCGTTGCTTACTGTTTCTTTCACCTTCAAGACGACCACGCAGGCATCACAAATATCAACTACAACATGCCTAAGGGGCGACCACTTTCTTTGCAG ACTGTGGAGCTCAAAGTCCGGATGTGTTGCAGTGGCTGTGAAAGAGTTGTAAAAAATGCAATTCACAAGCTTAGAG GAGTTGATTCAGTGGAGGTTGACCTAGACATGGAAAAGGTTACAGTGGTGGGGTACGTTGACCGAAATAAGGTGCTAAAAGCAGTGAGGAGGGCAGGAAAGAGAGCAGAATTCTGGCCCTACCCGAATCCGCCATTGTACTTCACATCTGCGAATCACTATTTCAAAGACACCACCAACGAATTCAAAGAAAGCTACAATTACTACAGGCATGGCTATAATGTTGGGGAAAGGTATGGCAACATTCCGGTTACTCACCGTGGAGACGACAAGGTCAGCAACATGTTCAATGACGACAACGTTAATGCCTGCTGtcttatgtaa